In one window of Demequina sp. NBRC 110054 DNA:
- a CDS encoding YifB family Mg chelatase-like AAA ATPase, whose amino-acid sequence MIGRTRSVVLVGLAGHLIEVEAHVAASLPAFTIVGLPDAALGEARDRVRAATSSSGLRWPARRVTVNLTPASLPKSGSVTDLAIAIAALVASGHLASAAPGSAVHLGELGLDGRVRPVRGILPMVAAAVEAGATRVVVPIGNLEEARLVDGAEVLGIASLAELLAAYGNVEAVPSATEPVREPPVEAARARSVDLSEVQGQADARWALEVAAAGGHHLLMTGPPGTGKTMLAERLPGILPDLPARDAVAATSVHSLAGTLDTAAGLIRRPPFEAPHHSASAAAIVGGGARLARPGAISRAHGGVLFLDEAPEFSARVLQTLRQPLESGEIVLHRAHGAVRYPARFQLVLAANPCPCGRFHGNGAGCTCTPLERRRYLSRLSGPLLDRVDLQVSVLPVRLGLGDGAADTGDASADVATRVAAARKRASARLAGSGWRTNAEASGAWLRARTAASACAPVWRALDRGLVSARGADRALRVAWTLADLDGIDAPDQTHAEQALLLRRGEG is encoded by the coding sequence GTGATCGGCCGCACCCGCTCGGTGGTGCTCGTGGGGCTCGCGGGCCACCTGATCGAGGTCGAGGCGCACGTCGCGGCGTCGCTTCCCGCCTTCACGATCGTCGGGTTGCCCGATGCGGCGCTCGGCGAGGCGCGGGACCGAGTGCGGGCCGCGACCTCGTCGTCGGGACTGCGGTGGCCTGCGCGGCGGGTGACCGTGAACCTCACCCCCGCGTCGCTGCCCAAGTCCGGCTCCGTGACCGACCTGGCGATCGCGATCGCCGCGCTCGTCGCCTCGGGGCACCTCGCCTCCGCGGCGCCAGGGTCCGCGGTCCACCTGGGGGAGCTCGGGCTCGACGGCAGGGTCAGGCCGGTGCGGGGCATCCTGCCGATGGTCGCCGCCGCGGTCGAGGCGGGGGCGACGCGGGTCGTCGTGCCGATCGGGAACCTCGAGGAGGCGCGGCTTGTCGACGGTGCGGAGGTCCTCGGGATCGCGAGCCTCGCGGAGCTGCTCGCCGCGTACGGCAACGTGGAGGCCGTCCCGAGCGCGACCGAGCCGGTGCGGGAGCCGCCCGTCGAGGCGGCCCGCGCGAGAAGCGTCGATCTGTCAGAGGTGCAGGGCCAGGCCGACGCGCGGTGGGCGCTCGAGGTCGCCGCGGCCGGCGGCCACCACCTGCTCATGACGGGACCTCCGGGGACGGGCAAGACGATGCTTGCGGAGCGGCTGCCGGGGATCCTTCCCGATCTGCCCGCGCGCGACGCCGTCGCGGCGACGTCGGTGCACTCGCTCGCGGGGACCCTCGACACTGCGGCGGGGCTGATTCGACGCCCGCCGTTCGAGGCGCCGCATCACAGCGCGAGCGCGGCGGCGATCGTGGGCGGGGGAGCGCGGCTCGCCCGGCCCGGCGCGATCTCGCGCGCGCACGGCGGTGTTCTCTTCCTCGACGAGGCGCCGGAGTTCTCGGCGCGCGTGCTCCAGACGCTTCGGCAGCCACTCGAGTCGGGGGAGATCGTGCTGCACCGCGCGCACGGCGCGGTCCGCTATCCGGCTCGGTTCCAGCTCGTGCTCGCCGCCAACCCATGCCCATGCGGGCGGTTCCACGGCAACGGCGCGGGCTGCACGTGCACGCCTCTCGAGCGCAGGCGCTACCTGAGCAGACTGTCCGGGCCGCTCCTCGACCGCGTCGACCTGCAGGTCTCGGTGCTCCCGGTGAGGCTCGGTCTGGGCGATGGCGCGGCTGACACGGGTGACGCGAGCGCGGACGTCGCGACTCGCGTCGCCGCGGCGAGGAAGCGGGCGAGCGCGCGCCTTGCCGGGTCCGGATGGAGGACGAACGCCGAGGCGTCGGGCGCGTGGCTGCGCGCACGCACCGCCGCATCCGCGTGCGCGCCCGTGTGGCGCGCGTTGGATCGTGGCCTCGTGTCCGCGAGGGGAGCGGATCGGGCGCTGCGGGTGGCCTGGACCCTCGCGGATCTCGACGGCATCGATGCGCCCGATCAGACTCACGCGGAGCAGGCACTGCTGCTGCGCCGGGGTGAGGGATGA
- a CDS encoding YraN family protein — MAAKDAVGRYGEEVAARRLTEKGWTVLACNWRCREGEIDIVAADGDALVVVEVKTRRGSAMGTPQEAVTARKLSRLRRLAAVWLASQDSRWPEVRIDVIAVTLPRAGAAGVEHLRAVG; from the coding sequence ATGGCGGCGAAGGACGCGGTCGGGCGCTACGGCGAGGAGGTCGCCGCGCGGCGGCTGACCGAGAAGGGGTGGACGGTCCTCGCGTGCAACTGGCGCTGCCGCGAGGGAGAGATCGACATCGTCGCGGCCGACGGCGACGCTCTCGTCGTCGTCGAGGTGAAGACGCGGCGAGGCTCAGCGATGGGGACACCGCAGGAGGCGGTGACGGCACGCAAGCTCTCGCGGCTGCGCAGGCTCGCTGCCGTGTGGCTCGCCTCGCAGGACAGCCGGTGGCCCGAGGTGCGCATCGACGTGATCGCTGTGACGCTCCCGCGGGCGGGCGCGGCCGGTGTGGAGCACCTCAGGGCCGTCGGGTGA
- a CDS encoding phosphotransferase enzyme family protein — MTAADPSATMLATDFFADLDKGDPAPSWLTVSVGEAWDLALPIEMTLIGVSENASFLLRRDGVPFAVLRLNRPGYLAGSGAVLSETAWVRAIAEDTDVAVPAPLAGADGETVQTLVLEGGRESTGVLSPFVPGTMLEDRADQERWFGRIGTATAQLHEHARGWKRPAGFSRHDWALEHMIGADARWGRWRDQYLLERDRALLARAEAAALSVLGDGPARTPDTWGLIHADIRPSNVIVEGDAMTVIDFDDCGDSWFLYDFASALTWMDHLPTAAGMAQDWIAGYREVRPTFSAADAEVAVALDMVRCLTMLGWCTTHRADALPPTLADGVVPAALTVAERYLSSPTWLLD; from the coding sequence ATGACCGCCGCCGACCCGTCCGCCACGATGCTCGCCACGGACTTCTTCGCCGACCTGGACAAGGGCGACCCCGCTCCTTCGTGGCTCACGGTGAGCGTCGGCGAGGCCTGGGACCTGGCCCTGCCGATCGAGATGACGCTGATCGGCGTCTCCGAGAACGCCTCGTTCCTGCTCAGGCGGGACGGCGTGCCCTTCGCGGTGCTGCGCCTCAACCGTCCCGGCTACCTGGCCGGCTCCGGAGCGGTGCTCTCGGAGACGGCGTGGGTGCGAGCGATCGCCGAGGACACGGACGTGGCCGTCCCCGCGCCGCTCGCCGGTGCCGACGGCGAGACCGTGCAGACCCTGGTCCTCGAGGGCGGTCGCGAGAGCACCGGGGTCCTGTCCCCCTTCGTCCCCGGGACGATGCTCGAGGACCGCGCCGATCAGGAGCGCTGGTTCGGGCGGATCGGGACGGCGACCGCGCAGCTGCACGAGCACGCCCGAGGCTGGAAGCGGCCGGCAGGGTTCTCGCGCCACGACTGGGCGCTCGAGCACATGATCGGCGCGGACGCGCGCTGGGGTCGCTGGCGAGACCAGTACCTCCTGGAGCGGGACCGCGCGCTGCTCGCGCGAGCGGAGGCCGCCGCACTCTCCGTCCTGGGCGATGGGCCCGCGCGCACGCCGGACACGTGGGGCCTCATCCACGCCGACATCCGTCCGTCCAACGTGATCGTCGAGGGCGACGCGATGACAGTGATCGACTTCGACGACTGCGGCGACTCGTGGTTCCTCTATGACTTCGCCTCGGCCCTCACCTGGATGGACCACCTGCCCACCGCGGCGGGCATGGCCCAGGATTGGATCGCGGGGTACCGCGAGGTGCGGCCGACGTTCTCGGCGGCCGACGCGGAGGTCGCCGTCGCACTCGACATGGTCCGCTGCCTCACGATGCTGGGCTGGTGCACCACGCATCGGGCCGACGCGCTCCCGCCGACGCTCGCGGATGGCGTCGTCCCGGCGGCGCTCACCGTCGCCGAGCGCTACCTCTCCTCGCCTACGTGGCTGCTGGACTGA
- a CDS encoding GntR family transcriptional regulator — protein sequence MAAGLSVRPATATPATLELAVRVRRLIASEELAVGERLGTERVLAEQLGVGRTLLRQALQVLEDEGRIVRRIGRHGGVEVSDGKVDRALDAIDSIPALLHRAGRVPRTVVLSASLVLAGPRESRALGIEPRDPLVDLLRLRLADDEPFSLEHARLPSRAFPDLLQQPLDTSLYRLLHTRYGCAPTTATESIEAGHPSAEEAAHLALAPTDVVLRVTRVSADATGRPIELSEDVFRADQVRLEATITGTRSVVVPTAAPR from the coding sequence GTGGCTGCTGGACTGAGCGTGCGTCCCGCAACCGCGACCCCCGCGACACTCGAGCTGGCCGTGCGTGTCCGGCGCCTGATCGCGTCCGAGGAGCTCGCCGTGGGCGAGCGGCTCGGCACCGAGCGCGTGCTCGCGGAGCAGCTCGGGGTCGGACGGACCCTCTTGCGCCAGGCGCTCCAGGTGCTCGAGGACGAGGGTCGCATCGTGCGCCGCATCGGTCGCCACGGCGGGGTCGAGGTGTCGGACGGCAAGGTCGACCGAGCGCTCGACGCGATCGACTCGATTCCCGCGCTCCTGCACCGCGCGGGGCGTGTGCCGCGGACCGTGGTGCTCTCCGCCTCGCTCGTGCTCGCTGGCCCTCGGGAGTCGCGGGCGCTCGGCATCGAGCCGCGCGACCCGCTCGTCGACCTGCTGCGGCTGAGGCTCGCGGACGACGAGCCGTTCAGCCTCGAGCACGCACGACTGCCGTCACGCGCGTTTCCCGACCTGCTTCAGCAGCCGCTCGACACCTCGCTGTACAGGCTCCTGCACACGCGCTACGGCTGCGCTCCGACCACCGCGACGGAGTCGATCGAGGCGGGCCATCCGTCGGCGGAGGAGGCTGCACACCTCGCTCTCGCGCCGACCGACGTCGTGCTGCGGGTGACGCGCGTGTCGGCCGACGCCACGGGGCGCCCCATCGAGCTGTCCGAGGACGTGTTCCGCGCCGATCAGGTGCGGCTCGAGGCCACCATCACCGGCACGCGCTCGGTCGTGGTGCCCACCGCGGCGCCACGCTGA
- a CDS encoding amidase — MIDHDFATAVETRDAIAGGETTARAVVERALARIAALDGRLNAFAHVLADEALAEADARDAAQAAGEALGPLHGVPVAIKDENDVAGLPTAYGGAAFSTPAAADAEVVRRLREAGAVIVGKTRMPEFGIWPFTETEVNGITRNPWNLERSTAGSSGGTAAAVASGMVPVAIGGDGGGSIRLPSSWCGLVGLKPQRGRVSAAPNPDLWRSLGVIGPLTRTVADSALVYDAIHGATATDRFAAEAWDTTLTAALDDVRPLRIVVSTSNPGGGPRPDVETAAALARTAQLLREAGHDVVERDVRYPQVTLPFLVQFFGGVTDEARRAEHPERLESRTRALVRLGAPLRGLGAWAERKAEALATEFEAGFFSENDVLITPTTPTTAQLAGRLTGAGALKGLARANPVSSFTAPWNVLGNPAIAVPVGLDRQGLPLSVQVIAPANGEPAAIAVAAQVEAAAGFVGARPPLDD; from the coding sequence ATGATCGACCACGACTTCGCCACCGCGGTCGAGACGCGCGACGCGATCGCCGGCGGCGAGACGACGGCGAGGGCGGTCGTCGAACGCGCCCTCGCACGGATCGCCGCGCTCGACGGGCGTCTCAATGCCTTCGCGCACGTCCTGGCCGACGAGGCGCTCGCCGAGGCGGACGCGCGCGACGCCGCGCAGGCCGCGGGCGAGGCCCTCGGCCCCCTGCACGGCGTCCCCGTGGCGATCAAGGACGAGAACGACGTCGCGGGCCTCCCGACGGCCTACGGTGGTGCGGCGTTCAGCACGCCCGCGGCGGCCGACGCCGAGGTGGTGCGGCGACTGCGCGAGGCCGGCGCCGTGATCGTCGGCAAGACGCGCATGCCCGAGTTCGGCATCTGGCCGTTCACCGAGACCGAGGTGAACGGGATCACCCGCAACCCGTGGAATCTCGAGCGCTCGACGGCGGGATCGTCGGGCGGCACCGCGGCCGCGGTCGCGTCGGGCATGGTGCCCGTGGCGATCGGAGGCGACGGGGGAGGATCGATCCGGCTCCCGTCGAGCTGGTGCGGGCTCGTCGGCCTCAAGCCCCAGCGCGGACGCGTGTCCGCGGCCCCGAACCCCGACCTGTGGCGCTCGCTCGGCGTCATCGGGCCGCTCACCCGGACCGTCGCGGACAGCGCGCTCGTGTACGACGCGATCCACGGCGCGACCGCGACGGATCGCTTCGCGGCCGAGGCCTGGGACACGACGCTCACGGCGGCGCTCGACGACGTCCGGCCGCTGCGCATCGTCGTGTCGACGTCGAACCCCGGAGGCGGTCCGCGCCCCGACGTGGAGACCGCCGCCGCGCTCGCCCGGACGGCCCAGCTGCTCCGAGAGGCGGGTCACGACGTCGTCGAGCGCGACGTGCGCTACCCGCAGGTCACCCTGCCGTTCCTGGTGCAGTTCTTCGGCGGCGTGACCGACGAGGCGAGGCGTGCCGAGCACCCCGAGCGGCTCGAGAGCCGCACGCGCGCGCTCGTGAGGCTCGGAGCGCCGCTGCGCGGCCTGGGCGCGTGGGCCGAGCGCAAGGCCGAGGCGCTCGCGACCGAGTTCGAGGCCGGCTTCTTCTCGGAGAACGACGTCCTGATCACCCCAACCACGCCGACGACCGCGCAGCTCGCGGGACGGCTCACCGGCGCGGGCGCGCTCAAGGGGCTCGCTCGGGCGAATCCGGTGTCCTCGTTCACCGCGCCGTGGAACGTCCTCGGCAACCCCGCGATCGCGGTGCCCGTGGGGCTCGACCGCCAAGGTCTGCCGCTGAGCGTGCAGGTGATCGCGCCTGCCAACGGGGAGCCCGCAGCGATCGCGGTGGCCGCACAGGTCGAGGCCGCCGCGGGATTCGTGGGCGCGCGACCGCCGCTCGACGACTAG
- a CDS encoding MDR family MFS transporter, which produces MSDTTMQPRPDAAAAPDRRGILLVFVGLMTAMLLSALDQTIFSTALPTIVGDLDGVDHMLWVTTAYILAATIMMPVYGKLGDLVGRKPLFLGAIGLFMIGSVVGALSTGMTELIVGRAIQGLGGGGLMILSQAVIADIVPARERGKYMGLMGGVFALASVIGPLLGGWFTESIGWQWCMWINVPLGILAMASVAIFLHPPAQDRAKPKLDIAGMILIAIASASLVLVTSWGGGQYEWDSPVILSLIGLTVVAGVAFVLVERRAVEPIMPLTLFKERNFNLTTAAGLLMGIAMFGTLAYMPTYLQMVAQVDATEAGLLMIPMMGTMLPTSIIVGRIVSATGRYKWYPVSGAGVMTVAMYLLSTMSYDQPIWLTCVYLGIFGAGLGLMMQVLVLVVQNTFPLRMVGTATAANNYFRQIGASLGAAVVGSIFTNNLVDLLRDRVASGTADLSDANSLTPSAVLELPQEMQDVIVSSYNDALTPVFLYIVPLALLALVLLLFVKEAPLRTTLDRDANAPSPATGEPGMDDVVVADEAGREPALVGAADADAEESGTGSPRR; this is translated from the coding sequence AGCCGCGCCCCGACGCGGCCGCCGCGCCCGACCGGCGCGGCATCCTGCTCGTCTTCGTCGGCCTCATGACAGCCATGCTGCTGTCCGCGCTCGACCAGACCATCTTCTCGACCGCGCTGCCCACCATCGTCGGCGACCTCGACGGCGTCGACCACATGCTGTGGGTCACCACCGCGTATATCCTCGCGGCGACGATCATGATGCCGGTCTACGGCAAGCTCGGCGACCTCGTCGGACGCAAGCCGCTGTTCCTCGGCGCGATCGGGCTGTTCATGATCGGCTCGGTCGTGGGCGCGCTGTCCACCGGCATGACCGAGCTCATCGTGGGCCGCGCGATCCAGGGCCTCGGAGGCGGCGGGCTCATGATCCTGTCGCAGGCAGTGATCGCCGACATCGTCCCGGCCCGCGAGCGCGGCAAGTACATGGGCCTCATGGGCGGCGTCTTCGCGCTCGCCTCGGTGATCGGGCCGCTGCTCGGCGGCTGGTTCACCGAGTCGATCGGCTGGCAGTGGTGCATGTGGATCAACGTCCCGCTCGGCATCCTGGCCATGGCCTCGGTCGCGATCTTCCTCCACCCGCCGGCCCAGGACCGCGCCAAGCCGAAGCTCGACATCGCGGGCATGATCCTCATCGCGATCGCGTCCGCCTCGCTCGTGCTCGTCACCTCGTGGGGCGGCGGCCAGTACGAGTGGGACTCGCCGGTCATCCTGTCGCTCATCGGCCTCACCGTCGTCGCGGGAGTCGCCTTCGTCCTGGTCGAGCGCCGGGCCGTCGAGCCGATCATGCCGCTCACGCTGTTCAAGGAGCGCAACTTCAACCTCACGACCGCCGCGGGCCTGCTGATGGGCATCGCGATGTTCGGCACGCTCGCCTACATGCCCACCTACCTCCAGATGGTGGCGCAGGTCGACGCGACCGAGGCTGGCCTGCTCATGATCCCGATGATGGGGACGATGCTTCCCACCTCGATCATCGTCGGCCGCATCGTCTCCGCCACCGGTCGCTACAAGTGGTACCCGGTCTCCGGCGCGGGTGTCATGACCGTCGCGATGTACCTGCTGTCGACCATGAGCTACGACCAGCCGATCTGGCTGACCTGCGTCTACCTCGGCATCTTCGGTGCCGGGCTCGGCCTCATGATGCAGGTGCTCGTGCTCGTCGTGCAGAACACGTTCCCGCTGCGCATGGTGGGCACCGCGACCGCGGCGAACAACTACTTCCGCCAGATCGGAGCGTCGCTCGGCGCCGCGGTCGTCGGCTCGATCTTCACGAACAACCTCGTGGACCTGCTCCGCGACCGGGTCGCAAGCGGCACCGCGGATCTGAGCGACGCGAACTCGCTCACGCCGTCGGCGGTGCTCGAGCTGCCGCAGGAGATGCAGGACGTCATCGTGAGCTCGTACAACGACGCGCTCACCCCGGTGTTCCTCTACATCGTTCCGCTCGCGCTGCTCGCGCTCGTGCTGCTGCTGTTCGTCAAGGAGGCGCCGCTGCGCACGACGCTCGATCGTGACGCCAACGCGCCGTCGCCTGCGACGGGCGAGCCGGGCATGGACGATGTGGTCGTCGCCGACGAGGCCGGGCGCGAGCCCGCGCTCGTCGGGGCCGCGGACGCCGACGCCGAGGAGTCCGGCACGGGCTCTCCGCGCCGCTGA